A genomic window from bacterium includes:
- a CDS encoding AraC family transcriptional regulator: MQSKQTRWAGEGLERSCRGTVAGWITSTRPAGGVELFSAWFAGEAYQKHRHDAYAVGVTDSGVQVFDYRGSAHVSTPGQVTVLYPDEVHDGRAGTSDGFGYRIVYVDPSLLAEAVQVLRGRPAPLPFVGEPVSTSPRLSHTIEAAFSAPPESLAMDSLVADLAEGLVAAECGGSGPGGSRRIDVRALERGRQFLDAEKTRVVRSTELESITGLTRYELSRQFRIMFGTSPYRYLLMRRLDYARERIHRDRPLVEVACDAGFADQAHFTRAFRSTFGLTPAHYRAFLRAGRTRQARKAHT; this comes from the coding sequence ATGCAATCTAAGCAAACCAGATGGGCCGGCGAGGGTCTTGAACGATCGTGCCGGGGAACGGTGGCGGGCTGGATCACCAGCACGAGGCCGGCCGGCGGCGTTGAGCTCTTCAGCGCGTGGTTCGCGGGCGAGGCCTACCAGAAGCATCGGCACGACGCGTACGCCGTCGGCGTAACCGACTCCGGCGTGCAGGTCTTCGACTACCGGGGCTCGGCCCATGTGAGCACTCCAGGGCAGGTGACCGTGCTCTATCCGGACGAGGTCCACGACGGACGCGCCGGCACCAGCGATGGATTCGGGTACCGGATCGTCTACGTGGACCCGTCGCTGTTGGCCGAGGCGGTCCAGGTGCTCCGCGGAAGGCCCGCCCCACTGCCGTTCGTCGGCGAGCCCGTGTCGACGAGCCCGCGGCTGTCGCACACCATCGAGGCAGCCTTTAGCGCTCCGCCGGAATCGCTGGCGATGGACAGCCTCGTCGCCGACCTGGCGGAAGGACTGGTAGCCGCAGAATGCGGAGGTTCTGGCCCGGGGGGGTCACGACGCATCGACGTCCGGGCCCTCGAACGGGGGCGACAGTTCCTGGACGCTGAGAAGACGCGCGTCGTGCGCTCGACGGAACTCGAGTCGATCACCGGACTAACTCGCTATGAGCTGTCCCGCCAGTTCAGGATCATGTTCGGGACCAGCCCCTACCGCTATCTGCTCATGCGCCGTCTCGACTACGCGCGTGAGCGGATTCACCGGGATCGACCTCTCGTCGAGGTCGCGTGCGATGCGGGCTTCGCCGACCAGGCGCACTTCACCCGCGCCTTCAGGTCGACGTTCGGGCTGACCCCCGCGCATTACCGCGCGTTTTTGAGGGCGGGTCGGACGCGTCAAGCGCGGAAGGCCCATACGTAG
- a CDS encoding LysE family translocator, protein MISPSMLAIYLPAVLFLVLTPGPAILFTLNRSISFGRRAGFVTAAGLLSGTCILQVSAVLGVSAILQVSPIAYGALKIAGALYLVYLGVRTILAAPADLLNAAPAGPPRSWWQDYLGGLTTELLNPKTAMFYISVLPQFVDLHAGHVTAQLLLLGGIFVVCAAGSLAMVVQSSVHVKCLLVRHPVYASLSRWITGSVFVGFGARLALERQ, encoded by the coding sequence ATGATCTCACCGAGCATGCTCGCGATCTATCTTCCCGCCGTCCTGTTTTTGGTCCTGACACCTGGCCCCGCGATCCTCTTTACGCTCAATCGGTCAATCTCGTTCGGACGCCGCGCGGGATTTGTGACGGCGGCCGGGTTGCTCTCCGGGACCTGCATCCTGCAGGTCAGCGCGGTCCTGGGCGTCAGCGCTATTCTCCAGGTGTCGCCGATCGCGTACGGCGCGCTGAAGATCGCCGGGGCACTGTATCTTGTGTATTTGGGCGTCCGGACGATCCTCGCCGCGCCGGCTGATCTGCTGAACGCTGCGCCGGCCGGGCCGCCCCGCTCGTGGTGGCAGGACTATCTTGGAGGGCTGACCACGGAATTGCTCAATCCAAAGACCGCGATGTTCTACATCTCCGTGCTACCCCAGTTTGTCGACCTCCACGCCGGTCATGTGACCGCACAACTGCTCCTTCTCGGAGGCATCTTCGTCGTGTGTGCGGCGGGATCGTTGGCGATGGTCGTGCAGTCCTCGGTCCATGTGAAATGCCTGCTGGTCCGCCATCCGGTGTACGCATCCCTCTCTCGCTGGATCACCGGCAGCGTCTTCGTCGGATTTGGTGCGCGGCTGGCGCTTGAGCGCCAATAG
- a CDS encoding methyltransferase domain-containing protein, whose translation MHFQKDLSEADWDDIGRRQVARIDLAREWIALTDMRAGSRVLDIGPGPGEFTCEYAKVVGAGGRVYALEKAESAVAYLRRALELRGVDNVVVLKGDAEEAVDVDGDVDLVMLTDVLHHVDRPQAVLHKVVGVLNGHAKVLIAEFDPDAEGLVGPPLAHRLAARQITKLLGRERLRILDEGRQAYEHYFVIASR comes from the coding sequence GTGCACTTCCAGAAGGATCTATCGGAGGCGGATTGGGACGACATCGGGCGACGCCAAGTCGCGCGGATCGATCTGGCGCGGGAATGGATCGCGCTCACCGACATGCGAGCGGGCAGCCGCGTGCTGGACATTGGCCCGGGACCGGGAGAGTTCACCTGTGAATATGCCAAGGTCGTGGGAGCGGGCGGGAGAGTGTACGCGCTGGAGAAGGCGGAGAGTGCGGTCGCGTATCTGCGGCGAGCCCTCGAGTTGCGCGGCGTCGACAACGTGGTTGTGCTGAAAGGAGACGCCGAAGAGGCTGTGGATGTTGACGGTGATGTCGATCTGGTGATGCTCACCGACGTTCTGCACCACGTCGATCGCCCACAGGCAGTGCTGCACAAAGTAGTGGGTGTCCTGAACGGTCACGCAAAAGTCCTGATCGCGGAATTCGATCCCGACGCCGAGGGGTTGGTCGGCCCCCCTCTTGCACACCGGCTGGCGGCCCGGCAGATTACGAAGCTTCTCGGCCGCGAGCGACTGCGGATCCTCGATGAAGGCCGGCAGGCGTACGAGCACTACTTCGTGATCGCGAGCAGGTAA
- a CDS encoding LysE family translocator, translated as MAFLLFAIVAAVTPGPSNTMLAAVGANAGIMRGLPSLFGVMTGMGLMMFLVPFGLGSLVLRHASLLWALKGGGAAFLLWLSWKIATSSGRVDSQPDRDPVGFLGAAVFQWVNPKSWLIAGLAGTFLSAQAGSAVVQAASLGGLFVLAALPSCFLWLAFGAAAQRVLHSRRSLRIFNRTMGALLALSIVLIVR; from the coding sequence GTGGCGTTTCTTCTCTTCGCCATTGTGGCCGCCGTCACCCCGGGCCCCAGCAACACGATGCTGGCCGCGGTCGGCGCCAACGCGGGCATCATGAGAGGGCTTCCCAGCCTGTTCGGCGTGATGACCGGGATGGGTCTCATGATGTTTCTGGTGCCGTTCGGCCTCGGGAGTCTCGTTCTCCGGCACGCTTCGCTGCTCTGGGCGCTCAAGGGCGGTGGTGCCGCCTTCCTGCTTTGGCTCTCGTGGAAGATCGCGACGTCGTCCGGCCGCGTCGATTCGCAGCCGGACAGGGACCCGGTGGGGTTTCTGGGCGCTGCCGTTTTCCAGTGGGTGAACCCGAAGTCCTGGCTCATCGCGGGGCTCGCGGGCACCTTTCTCAGCGCCCAGGCGGGGAGTGCCGTCGTGCAGGCGGCCTCCCTCGGTGGGCTGTTCGTACTGGCGGCACTGCCGAGCTGCTTCTTGTGGTTGGCATTCGGAGCTGCCGCCCAGCGCGTCCTGCACAGCCGCCGCAGCCTGAGGATCTTCAATCGCACCATGGGCGCCCTGCTTGCCTTGTCGATCGTTCTCATCGTCCGGTAG
- a CDS encoding nitroreductase/quinone reductase family protein has product MVQADLAKAIRDREEIKITVKGRRSGHEVTLPVWFVLEGKTLWLLPVHGSRTQWFRNVLADPTLTLRAGRRAVTAMGRPRRARSAVQRVLDRFRKKYSAKLVAQYYDHSDVVVDVPIDACGQAK; this is encoded by the coding sequence ATGGTCCAGGCGGATCTTGCGAAAGCAATCCGGGATCGCGAGGAGATCAAGATCACTGTGAAGGGACGTCGCAGCGGGCACGAAGTGACACTTCCGGTATGGTTCGTACTCGAGGGAAAGACCTTGTGGCTCCTCCCGGTGCATGGGTCGCGCACCCAGTGGTTCCGGAATGTGCTCGCCGATCCGACGCTCACCCTGCGGGCGGGCCGACGCGCGGTGACGGCGATGGGGCGTCCGAGACGGGCACGATCGGCGGTCCAGCGAGTGCTGGACCGGTTCCGGAAGAAATATAGTGCCAAGCTCGTCGCCCAATATTACGACCACTCGGATGTCGTTGTCGATGTCCCGATCGATGCTTGCGGCCAGGCGAAATAG
- a CDS encoding DUF427 domain-containing protein, translated as MKATWRGQVIAASERTLEVDGYRYFPRETVRMDMLRHAPKTQGDLDCPHGVQFYDIVGDAARSTRAAWSYEAPGASRKQVDHWIGFWEDVEIG; from the coding sequence ATGAAGGCGACATGGCGCGGTCAGGTGATCGCGGCGAGCGAACGAACTCTCGAGGTGGACGGTTACCGGTACTTCCCGCGGGAAACCGTCCGCATGGATATGCTCCGGCATGCGCCGAAGACGCAGGGCGATCTGGACTGCCCACATGGGGTCCAATTCTACGATATCGTCGGAGACGCCGCACGGAGCACACGGGCCGCGTGGTCGTACGAGGCGCCGGGCGCTTCGAGGAAGCAGGTCGATCACTGGATCGGGTTCTGGGAGGACGTAGAGATCGGCTGA
- a CDS encoding class I SAM-dependent methyltransferase, giving the protein MEEQKRRVVAAFDLASDTYNEPALRCFDLHALALIREAQVHEGAQVLDVATGTGKVAFAAARAVGPRGRIVGIDLAEGMLAQARRRTGSLPVEFRLMDAEKLEFDDATFDVVLCGFAVWFLPDILRGMREMQRVLRPGGRLAFSTWAKQSHEPMMEMMQARLERYGTRRVPPPAESWKKCEEPEHLLTLLEKTGFRDRQVVPQPAGYFIEPEDWWTFLWGAAPRGRLSRLPPESLARFRKEILEEVRSLKGEHGIWFDVSALIGIGLREHE; this is encoded by the coding sequence ATGGAAGAGCAAAAGCGCCGGGTCGTGGCCGCGTTTGACCTTGCCTCCGACACGTATAACGAGCCAGCTTTGAGATGTTTCGACTTGCATGCACTCGCGCTCATACGAGAAGCGCAGGTTCATGAAGGTGCGCAGGTGCTCGATGTAGCCACGGGCACTGGGAAGGTGGCGTTCGCAGCAGCTCGGGCGGTCGGGCCAAGGGGACGGATTGTCGGAATCGATCTGGCAGAGGGCATGCTGGCACAGGCGCGTCGCAGAACCGGGAGCCTGCCGGTCGAGTTTCGGTTGATGGACGCGGAGAAGCTTGAGTTCGATGACGCAACGTTCGACGTGGTGTTGTGTGGGTTTGCTGTCTGGTTTCTGCCTGACATACTCCGTGGAATGCGCGAGATGCAGCGAGTATTGCGGCCGGGTGGGCGTCTGGCGTTCTCAACCTGGGCCAAGCAGTCTCACGAACCAATGATGGAGATGATGCAAGCCCGTCTGGAGCGCTACGGCACCCGTCGTGTTCCCCCTCCCGCGGAATCATGGAAGAAGTGTGAGGAGCCCGAGCACCTCCTCACTCTCCTGGAAAAGACAGGATTTCGAGACAGACAAGTCGTCCCCCAACCAGCCGGCTATTTCATTGAGCCCGAGGACTGGTGGACGTTCTTGTGGGGAGCTGCGCCGCGCGGGAGGTTGAGCCGGTTGCCACCAGAGTCCCTCGCGCGCTTCAGGAAGGAAATTCTGGAAGAGGTGAGGAGTCTAAAAGGCGAACACGGCATTTGGTTTGATGTCTCAGCGTTGATTGGGATTGGACTCCGAGAACACGAATGA
- a CDS encoding heme peroxidase family protein, with product MTGHSCVISPRFKGALSHVSQGKYGRMFPDLPPLKIDESVLRALGRSGSSMDLPAGAFDDPASDNARIPAGFPFLAQFIAHDITRDPSMLHHHATLRELRNFRTPRLDLEVVYGAGALAHPYFYDLRDSDKFLIGQNDAGQQNDVPRNVQGQALIADSRNDVHMIISQLHLVFLKFHNRIVDELHTQGLRGDAALEEARRLAAWHYQWIVVHELLPLSVGEKLVEQILHDGHLIYAFKGQPFIPVEFADAAYRFGHPQIRGTYELNDRAAGLTIFPDLAGTRPVPAAHVVDWARFFAVPGHRPPQASKRIDARLVHALMDLPEAIVGETERPEQHSLAYRDLERGVNCDLPSGEAIARLIGLVPLPKDALGLQTLGWEGETPLWFYVLKEAEIQCRGERLGDVGGRIVAEVLMGLLEGDPHSYRNVNRHWHPTLPGARAGEFGMTDLLAFAGVV from the coding sequence ATGACGGGGCACAGCTGCGTCATCTCGCCGCGATTCAAGGGAGCGCTCTCCCACGTCTCCCAAGGCAAGTACGGCCGAATGTTCCCCGACCTGCCTCCGCTAAAGATCGACGAAAGCGTCCTCCGCGCGCTCGGCCGCTCGGGGTCGAGCATGGATCTCCCGGCCGGCGCATTTGACGATCCCGCGAGTGACAACGCCCGCATTCCGGCGGGCTTTCCCTTCCTGGCACAGTTCATTGCGCACGATATCACGCGCGATCCGTCGATGCTGCACCACCACGCGACGCTGAGGGAACTCCGCAATTTCCGAACACCCCGTCTCGATCTCGAGGTTGTGTACGGGGCCGGCGCCCTTGCTCATCCATATTTCTATGATCTGCGCGACTCCGACAAGTTCCTCATCGGGCAAAACGACGCGGGCCAGCAGAACGATGTACCGCGCAACGTGCAGGGGCAAGCGCTGATCGCCGACTCGCGGAACGACGTGCACATGATCATCTCGCAACTTCACCTGGTGTTCCTGAAATTTCACAACCGGATCGTGGACGAACTCCATACGCAGGGGCTGCGGGGCGATGCCGCCTTGGAGGAAGCCCGGCGTCTCGCCGCCTGGCACTATCAGTGGATCGTCGTCCACGAGCTCCTGCCTCTCAGCGTGGGAGAAAAGCTGGTAGAACAAATCCTGCATGACGGGCATCTGATCTACGCCTTCAAAGGTCAGCCCTTCATCCCCGTTGAGTTCGCCGACGCCGCCTATCGTTTCGGGCACCCGCAGATCCGCGGAACGTATGAGCTGAACGATCGCGCCGCCGGCTTGACGATCTTCCCGGACCTCGCCGGGACGCGTCCGGTCCCCGCCGCCCACGTTGTCGATTGGGCCCGGTTCTTTGCCGTGCCGGGGCACCGGCCCCCTCAGGCGAGCAAGCGCATCGACGCACGCCTCGTGCACGCCCTGATGGATCTTCCCGAGGCCATCGTCGGCGAGACCGAACGGCCCGAGCAGCACTCCCTCGCGTACCGTGATCTCGAACGCGGGGTCAACTGCGACCTCCCATCCGGTGAGGCCATCGCGCGACTCATCGGGCTCGTCCCGCTGCCTAAGGACGCGCTGGGACTGCAGACGCTCGGGTGGGAGGGCGAGACCCCGCTGTGGTTCTACGTGCTCAAGGAGGCCGAGATCCAGTGTCGTGGTGAACGCCTGGGGGATGTGGGTGGCCGGATCGTCGCCGAAGTTCTGATGGGTCTGCTTGAGGGCGATCCGCATTCGTACCGAAACGTGAACCGGCACTGGCATCCGACGTTGCCCGGGGCGCGGGCCGGTGAATTTGGGATGACGGACCTTCTAGCGTTTGCAGGTGTGGTCTAA
- a CDS encoding alpha/beta fold hydrolase, whose amino-acid sequence MDQQIRFCTARDGVRIAYASIGDGPPLVKAANWLTHLEFDWHSPIWRHWMEALAAGRRLVRYDERGCGLSDWDVRDFSFDAMVHDLEAVVDALNVDRVPLLGISQGGAVSAAYAVRHPERVTHLILYGAFARGHLKRGQVTREEHEAQLSLVRLGWGRDNPAYRQIFTAQFMPDARIEQVRWFNELMRASTSAENAVKIMEAFGQIDVTDLLPRVTVPTIVLHCRDDARVPFEEGRRMAALIPGARFIPLEGKNHLPQEGDPCWQPLIAEVRRFLDTAGYGTEGRAAVAPARPTSGGWLLALLTPREREVAALVAQGLANREIAERLVITERTAEGHVQSILNKLGFNSRVQVAAWAVSQGLYAGPPH is encoded by the coding sequence ATGGACCAGCAGATCCGGTTCTGCACGGCCCGGGATGGCGTCCGCATCGCCTATGCTTCGATTGGCGACGGACCCCCGCTGGTCAAAGCGGCCAACTGGTTGACTCACCTCGAATTCGACTGGCACAGTCCGATCTGGCGGCACTGGATGGAGGCGCTGGCGGCAGGTCGCCGGCTCGTGCGGTACGACGAGCGCGGCTGCGGTCTTTCCGATTGGGATGTTAGAGATTTCTCTTTCGATGCCATGGTACACGACTTGGAGGCCGTGGTCGACGCGCTCAACGTCGATCGGGTGCCTCTGTTGGGCATCTCGCAAGGCGGCGCGGTTTCCGCGGCGTACGCCGTGCGTCATCCCGAGCGAGTGACCCATCTCATCCTGTACGGTGCGTTCGCCCGCGGCCACCTTAAACGAGGACAGGTCACGCGCGAGGAGCACGAGGCGCAGTTGTCTCTGGTCAGGCTCGGCTGGGGCCGGGACAATCCGGCATACCGCCAGATATTCACCGCGCAGTTTATGCCCGACGCTCGGATCGAGCAAGTCCGATGGTTCAATGAGCTCATGCGGGCCTCCACGTCTGCCGAGAACGCCGTCAAGATTATGGAGGCATTCGGGCAGATCGATGTCACCGATCTGCTCCCTCGGGTCACCGTCCCCACCATCGTCCTACACTGCCGGGACGACGCACGCGTGCCGTTCGAAGAAGGACGCAGGATGGCCGCGCTGATCCCGGGCGCGCGCTTCATCCCGCTCGAGGGGAAGAACCACTTGCCTCAGGAGGGCGACCCGTGTTGGCAGCCGCTGATCGCAGAAGTCCGGCGCTTTCTCGATACGGCAGGGTACGGGACCGAGGGACGCGCGGCAGTGGCGCCAGCGAGACCTACTTCTGGTGGCTGGCTGCTCGCCCTGCTGACCCCCCGCGAGCGGGAAGTCGCGGCGTTGGTCGCTCAAGGGCTTGCCAATCGCGAGATCGCCGAGCGGCTGGTGATCACGGAGCGGACGGCTGAGGGCCACGTGCAGAGCATTCTGAACAAGCTCGGCTTCAACTCCCGCGTCCAGGTCGCGGCGTGGGCGGTCTCGCAGGGCCTCTACGCGGGCCCGCCGCACTGA
- a CDS encoding DUF5996 family protein, which yields MPTSDAKSATFPVGKHSEPEAWPALPLEAWRDTRDTLHMWTQIVGKIRLKLTPHLNHWWEVPLYLTSRGLTTTPIPFGDRTFDATFDFIDHGLIFQTSDGRTETIPLRPQSVADFYHDVMTTLRRLAIDVRIWTMPSEQQAPIRFEEDRQHASYDAAYAHRFWRILLTMDGIFKEFRARFIGKASPVHFFWGSFDLAVTRFSGRRATVREGADIITREGYSHEVSSCGFWPGSGSLTGPAFFSYAWPEPPGFKDARIRPTPAFYSAEFSNFLLLFDDVRSAPDPRTMVLEFLQSTYEAAATLGRWDRENLER from the coding sequence ATGCCCACGTCCGACGCGAAAAGTGCGACGTTTCCAGTCGGGAAACATTCCGAGCCAGAAGCGTGGCCCGCATTGCCATTGGAAGCATGGAGGGATACCCGCGACACGCTCCACATGTGGACGCAGATCGTTGGAAAGATCAGGCTCAAGCTCACACCTCACCTCAATCATTGGTGGGAGGTCCCTTTGTACTTGACGTCGCGCGGCCTGACCACCACGCCAATCCCGTTCGGTGATCGCACGTTCGACGCGACATTCGACTTTATCGATCACGGGCTGATCTTCCAGACGAGCGATGGGCGCACCGAAACGATCCCCCTCCGTCCTCAGTCGGTCGCCGATTTCTATCATGATGTCATGACGACGCTTCGGAGGCTCGCGATCGACGTCAGAATCTGGACGATGCCATCAGAACAGCAGGCCCCGATTCGTTTCGAAGAAGATCGCCAGCACGCATCGTACGATGCGGCCTACGCCCATCGATTCTGGCGGATTCTCCTGACGATGGACGGCATCTTCAAGGAGTTCCGGGCGCGCTTCATCGGAAAGGCCAGCCCGGTCCACTTCTTCTGGGGGAGCTTCGATCTGGCCGTGACACGCTTTTCCGGTCGCCGTGCGACCGTGCGGGAGGGCGCCGATATTATTACGCGCGAGGGATACTCACACGAGGTCAGCAGTTGCGGTTTCTGGCCGGGGAGCGGCAGCCTCACAGGCCCCGCGTTTTTCTCCTACGCGTGGCCTGAACCCCCCGGTTTCAAGGACGCCCGCATCCGTCCGACGCCTGCCTTCTACAGCGCGGAGTTCTCCAACTTCCTTCTCCTGTTTGACGATGTACGATCGGCGCCCGATCCGCGCACAATGGTGCTGGAGTTTCTACAGAGCACGTATGAGGCGGCCGCGACCCTCGGGCGATGGGATCGAGAGAACTTGGAACGATAG
- a CDS encoding MFS transporter, whose protein sequence is MTYKTWTLIAAILGSSVVFLDSSVVTIALPQIGRELPTHLFGVLEGQSYVYNGYLLAESALVVLAGGLTDFYGRRRMFSIGVAGFGVASILSGLAPTMEWLVVFRLLQGVAGAFIIPGSLALITATFTGEAQGRAFGTWSGASAGLTILGPFIGGLLVDTVSWRAVFLVNVPFALLTLWMVQRFARESHDTATSGGFDIPGTILSALAIGGLVVGTISGQQREWHGPEAFVALGIGCAATALLFVRILSAANPLVPPSLFRSRNFTVTNLSTLVIYAALAVTFYYLTLFMQGTLGYTAAAAGVATIPAVVFMAVFSTRFGALASRYGPRWFMTAGPVLMAVGAASLAQVPAQSPAWAMRPGDLTTFVPPTGYYTDLLAGMVLFGLGAMMMVAPLTATLMASVPVENAGVASAINTAISDVGPQLAVALIFIAITASFYTTLATHVRGLDTSSQIVRQQIPPLNPVAPSVPEDVQKAARAASTAAFHLAMLASAALFLAGAVINAVGIQTPASPQRGRVVSPDPLWRRCRHVAPVATDRDQPISTSSQNPIQ, encoded by the coding sequence TTGACGTACAAGACCTGGACGCTGATCGCGGCGATACTCGGCTCGAGTGTCGTATTCTTAGACTCCAGCGTGGTAACCATCGCCCTGCCCCAGATCGGGCGCGAACTCCCGACGCATCTCTTTGGTGTTCTGGAGGGGCAGTCCTACGTCTACAATGGTTACCTGCTTGCCGAGAGCGCGCTCGTAGTCCTGGCCGGCGGGCTCACCGACTTCTATGGACGGCGTAGGATGTTTTCCATCGGCGTGGCGGGGTTCGGGGTGGCGTCGATCCTCAGCGGCCTGGCGCCCACCATGGAATGGCTCGTCGTATTCCGTCTGTTGCAGGGCGTTGCCGGTGCGTTCATTATTCCCGGATCGCTGGCTCTTATCACCGCGACCTTCACCGGCGAGGCACAGGGCCGAGCCTTCGGGACCTGGTCGGGTGCCTCCGCCGGACTGACGATCCTTGGTCCGTTCATTGGGGGCCTCCTCGTGGATACCGTATCGTGGCGGGCCGTCTTTCTCGTGAATGTGCCTTTCGCCTTGCTCACACTGTGGATGGTCCAGCGGTTCGCACGCGAAAGCCATGACACAGCGACCTCGGGAGGATTCGACATACCCGGCACTATCCTATCGGCTCTGGCGATCGGCGGGTTGGTCGTCGGGACGATCTCGGGCCAGCAACGCGAGTGGCACGGTCCGGAGGCGTTTGTGGCGCTGGGCATCGGCTGTGCAGCCACCGCGCTGCTCTTCGTGCGGATCCTCAGTGCGGCCAATCCCCTTGTCCCCCCCTCTCTTTTCCGGTCTCGGAACTTTACCGTGACGAACCTGTCGACCCTGGTGATCTATGCGGCTCTCGCCGTGACGTTCTATTACCTCACCCTCTTCATGCAGGGGACACTTGGATATACTGCCGCGGCAGCTGGCGTCGCCACCATTCCCGCAGTGGTCTTCATGGCCGTCTTCTCAACACGGTTTGGTGCGCTCGCCTCGCGCTACGGGCCGCGCTGGTTCATGACAGCGGGCCCGGTCCTCATGGCCGTCGGCGCGGCCTCGCTTGCACAAGTCCCCGCGCAAAGTCCGGCATGGGCCATGCGCCCGGGCGACTTGACCACGTTCGTGCCCCCCACCGGCTACTACACCGACCTCCTCGCCGGCATGGTCCTGTTCGGCCTCGGAGCCATGATGATGGTCGCCCCCCTCACGGCGACGCTCATGGCGTCGGTCCCGGTCGAGAACGCGGGGGTCGCGTCCGCCATCAACACCGCGATCTCCGATGTGGGACCGCAACTCGCCGTGGCTTTGATCTTCATCGCGATCACCGCCAGCTTCTACACCACACTGGCGACCCATGTCCGCGGCCTCGACACGTCGTCGCAAATCGTGCGCCAGCAGATTCCTCCCCTCAACCCCGTGGCGCCGAGTGTCCCTGAAGATGTGCAGAAAGCTGCCCGCGCCGCCTCAACCGCGGCGTTTCACCTTGCCATGCTGGCCAGCGCCGCATTGTTCCTGGCGGGTGCCGTCATCAATGCCGTCGGAATACAGACACCGGCTTCCCCGCAGCGCGGAAGGGTCGTCTCTCCCGATCCACTGTGGCGCAGGTGTCGCCATGTGGCTCCGGTCGCCACTGACCGAGATCAGCCGATCTCTACGTCCTCCCAGAACCCGATCCAGTGA
- a CDS encoding nitroreductase family deazaflavin-dependent oxidoreductase — protein MPLPRWLARFNRYVTNRLLGPWARYLPAFGVIVHTGRKTGRRYRTPVNVFRRPGGYVVALTYGPDSDWVRNVLAAGGCTLETRGRTVRLTRPRLYRDEQHRAAPPWLRVIGRLGNIADFLDLTVEDGAVD, from the coding sequence ATGCCGTTGCCCCGGTGGCTCGCACGCTTCAACCGATACGTCACGAATCGCCTGCTGGGTCCCTGGGCGCGGTACTTGCCCGCCTTCGGTGTAATAGTACACACGGGGCGGAAGACCGGCCGCCGCTACCGCACGCCCGTGAACGTCTTTCGGCGTCCCGGCGGTTACGTCGTCGCGCTCACGTATGGCCCCGACTCAGATTGGGTTCGCAACGTCCTGGCCGCTGGCGGCTGCACGCTCGAGACGCGTGGGCGGACTGTCCGGCTAACGCGACCTCGTCTGTACCGCGACGAGCAGCATCGTGCCGCGCCGCCATGGCTCCGCGTGATCGGCAGGCTGGGGAACATCGCCGACTTCCTCGATCTTACCGTAGAGGATGGGGCGGTGGACTAG
- a CDS encoding PaaI family thioesterase: MASFESKDPSFETRVRQSFARQGFMAAIGATMTRVSPGEVDIELPFRSDLTQQHGYMHGGVVTAIVDSACGYAALSLMSTGTEVLTVEYKVNFLAPARGSRMIACGRVTRPGRTITVCTGDVFAVDGEARTLVATMLTTMLLR; the protein is encoded by the coding sequence GTGGCGAGTTTCGAGTCCAAGGACCCCAGCTTCGAGACACGTGTCCGCCAGAGTTTCGCGCGGCAGGGGTTCATGGCCGCCATCGGTGCAACCATGACACGGGTGTCTCCGGGCGAGGTGGACATTGAGCTCCCGTTTCGAAGCGACCTTACTCAACAACACGGGTATATGCACGGGGGTGTCGTCACGGCGATTGTGGACAGTGCCTGCGGGTACGCTGCGCTGAGCCTCATGTCCACGGGAACCGAAGTGTTGACGGTCGAGTACAAGGTCAATTTCCTCGCCCCAGCCCGTGGCAGCCGGATGATTGCGTGCGGCCGGGTGACGAGGCCCGGACGGACGATCACCGTCTGTACGGGTGATGTCTTTGCGGTTGACGGGGAAGCCAGGACGCTGGTGGCGACCATGCTGACGACCATGCTCCTGCGATAG